From Arachis stenosperma cultivar V10309 chromosome 2, arast.V10309.gnm1.PFL2, whole genome shotgun sequence, one genomic window encodes:
- the LOC130961042 gene encoding 7-hydroxymethyl chlorophyll a reductase, chloroplastic isoform X7 — protein sequence MLKSGMVEAVICVQSDPDDRFTPRPVLARTPDEVLAAKGVKPTLSPNLNTLALVEAAGVKRLLFCGVGCQVQALRSVEHHLNLDKLYVLGTNCVDNGTRGGLDKFLKAASETPETVLHYEFMQDYKVHLKHLDGHIEEVPYFCLPANDLVDVIAPSCYSCFDYTNALADLVVGYMGVPKYSGISMTQHPQYVTVRNERGREMLRLVENLLEIRPTTSAGDRRPFVMETVKADDNAKLGRGPSQPAPKFIGNLLAFILNLIGPKGLEFARYSLDYHTIRNYLHVNRMWGKERADRHMPGYAKKIVDLYNQNGQIEEMLGNK from the exons ATGCTTAAATCAGGCATGGTTGAAGCCGTCATTTGTGTACAGAG TGATCCTGATGACAGATTCACTCCAAGACCTGTTTTAGCAAG GACACCAGATGAGGTGTTGGCTGCTAAAGGTGTCAAGCCAACATTATCACCTAACCTCAATACCCTTGCTCTTGTTGAG GCTGCAGGTGTCAAACGTCTTCTTTTCTGTGGTGTAGGCTGCCAGGTGCAAG CATTAAGATCGGTTGAGCACCACTTGAATTTGGATAAGCTCTATGTTTTAGGCACGAATTGTG TGGACAACGGAACTAGAGGAGGACTAGATAAGTTTCTAAAGGCTGCAAGTGAAACACCTGAAACCGTTCTCCATTATGAGTTCATGCAAGATTACAAG GTTCACTTGAAGCATCTGGATGGTCACATTGAAGAG GTTCCGTATTTCTGTCTACCAGCAAATGACTTGGTTGATGTTATTGCCCCATCTTGCTATAG TTGTTTTGACTATACAAATGCTTTAGCT GATTTAGTAGTTGGATATATGGGTGTCCCAAAGTATTCTGGAATTAGCATGACACAACATCCACAATATGTTACAGTCAG GAATGAACGAGGTAGAGAAATGCTGCGGCTTGTAGAGAACTTATTAGAGATTCGTCCAACAACTAGTGCT GGAGATCGTAGACCATTTGTTATGGAGACTGTTAAGGCTGACGATAATGCTAAGTTAG GAAGAGGTCCTTCTCAGCCGGCTCCCAAATTCATTGGAAACTTGCTCGCTTTTATACTAAACTTG ATTGGTCCAAAGGGTCTGGAATTTGCACGCTATTCACTTGATTACCATACCATCCGCAACTATCTGCATGTAAATCGAATGTGGGGAAAAGAAAG AGCTGACAGGCATATGCCTGGATATGCAAAGAAAATTGTGGATCTGTACAACCAAAATGGTCAAATTGAGGAGATGCTTGGCAACAAGTGA
- the LOC130961042 gene encoding 7-hydroxymethyl chlorophyll a reductase, chloroplastic isoform X6 has protein sequence MRSCYMLENLTLWKVLFSRVENGAQWTGIVTTIAIEMLKSGMVEAVICVQSDPDDRFTPRPVLARTPDEVLAAKGVKPTLSPNLNTLALVEAAGVKRLLFCGVGCQVQALRSVEHHLNLDKLYVLGTNCVDNGTRGGLDKFLKAASETPETVLHYEFMQDYKVHLKHLDGHIEEVPYFCLPANDLVDVIAPSCYSCFDYTNALADLVVGYMGVPKYSGISMTQHPQYVTVRNERGREMLRLVENLLEIRPTTSAGDRRPFVMETVKADDNAKLGRGPSQPAPKFIGNLLAFILNLIGPKGLEFARYSLDYHTIRNYLHVNRMWGKERADRHMPGYAKKIVDLYNQNGQIEEMLGNK, from the exons CTTAACCCTGTGGAAGGTACTTTTTTCCAGAGTTGAAAATG GAGCTCAATGGACTGGGATAGTGACAACCATTGCAATAGAAATGCTTAAATCAGGCATGGTTGAAGCCGTCATTTGTGTACAGAG TGATCCTGATGACAGATTCACTCCAAGACCTGTTTTAGCAAG GACACCAGATGAGGTGTTGGCTGCTAAAGGTGTCAAGCCAACATTATCACCTAACCTCAATACCCTTGCTCTTGTTGAG GCTGCAGGTGTCAAACGTCTTCTTTTCTGTGGTGTAGGCTGCCAGGTGCAAG CATTAAGATCGGTTGAGCACCACTTGAATTTGGATAAGCTCTATGTTTTAGGCACGAATTGTG TGGACAACGGAACTAGAGGAGGACTAGATAAGTTTCTAAAGGCTGCAAGTGAAACACCTGAAACCGTTCTCCATTATGAGTTCATGCAAGATTACAAG GTTCACTTGAAGCATCTGGATGGTCACATTGAAGAG GTTCCGTATTTCTGTCTACCAGCAAATGACTTGGTTGATGTTATTGCCCCATCTTGCTATAG TTGTTTTGACTATACAAATGCTTTAGCT GATTTAGTAGTTGGATATATGGGTGTCCCAAAGTATTCTGGAATTAGCATGACACAACATCCACAATATGTTACAGTCAG GAATGAACGAGGTAGAGAAATGCTGCGGCTTGTAGAGAACTTATTAGAGATTCGTCCAACAACTAGTGCT GGAGATCGTAGACCATTTGTTATGGAGACTGTTAAGGCTGACGATAATGCTAAGTTAG GAAGAGGTCCTTCTCAGCCGGCTCCCAAATTCATTGGAAACTTGCTCGCTTTTATACTAAACTTG ATTGGTCCAAAGGGTCTGGAATTTGCACGCTATTCACTTGATTACCATACCATCCGCAACTATCTGCATGTAAATCGAATGTGGGGAAAAGAAAG AGCTGACAGGCATATGCCTGGATATGCAAAGAAAATTGTGGATCTGTACAACCAAAATGGTCAAATTGAGGAGATGCTTGGCAACAAGTGA